One segment of Yersinia kristensenii DNA contains the following:
- the thiE gene encoding thiamine phosphate synthase, with protein MSPSNHALFSAEKGFPATKQRLGLYPVVDSVLWIERLLAAGVTTIQLRIKALEDAQVEQDIATAIQLGKRYQARLFINDYWRLAIKHGAYGVHLGQEDLETTDLAAIQQAGLRLGVSTHDEHELAIAKAVRPSYIAMGHIFPTQTKQMPSSPQGLAVLKQMVDNTPDYPTVAIGGISVERVPAVLATGVGSVAVVSAITQADNWQQVTAQLLHLIEGKERADDQHA; from the coding sequence ATGAGCCCGTCTAATCATGCTTTATTTTCTGCTGAGAAAGGTTTCCCCGCCACCAAACAGCGCCTTGGTCTGTATCCGGTGGTCGATTCCGTGCTGTGGATAGAGCGCCTGCTTGCGGCAGGCGTGACCACCATCCAATTGCGTATCAAGGCGTTAGAGGATGCGCAGGTAGAACAAGATATTGCTACCGCCATTCAATTAGGTAAACGCTATCAGGCGCGGTTATTTATCAATGATTACTGGCGGTTGGCGATTAAACATGGCGCTTACGGGGTGCATCTGGGGCAGGAAGATCTGGAAACCACTGATTTGGCGGCAATTCAGCAGGCCGGATTACGGCTTGGGGTCTCCACCCACGATGAACACGAACTGGCGATAGCCAAAGCTGTCCGCCCTTCTTACATTGCAATGGGGCATATTTTCCCGACCCAAACCAAGCAGATGCCATCCTCCCCACAAGGGCTGGCGGTGCTTAAACAGATGGTCGACAACACCCCGGATTACCCGACAGTCGCTATTGGCGGCATCAGTGTTGAGCGCGTCCCCGCGGTATTAGCAACTGGCGTCGGTAGTGTGGCGGTGGTCAGCGCCATTACTCAGGCCGATAACTGGCAGCAGGTCACTGCGCAATTACTGCATCTCATTGAGGGCAAGGAGCGGGCGGATGATCAACACGCATGA
- a CDS encoding HesA/MoeB/ThiF family protein, giving the protein MINTHELSDSEFLRYSRQLLLEDIGPEGQLKLKSASVLVVGLGGLGSPAALYLAAAGVGKLLLADDDPLELTNLQRQILYRTTDLDPKFSTKQTKARLAHRHLQSLNPLIEIIALETRLADQALADAVAGVNLVLDCSDNMETRHQVNAACIKAQKPLISGSAVGLSGQLLVIEPPYSQGCYACLYPDKDLPQRNCRTAGILGPVVGVIGTLQALEAIKMLAGLTSPLSGKLRLFDGKQQSWSTLQLTRAKHCPACGGGL; this is encoded by the coding sequence ATGATCAACACGCATGAGTTGAGTGATAGTGAATTCTTGCGCTACAGCCGCCAGTTATTGCTGGAAGATATTGGCCCTGAGGGCCAATTGAAACTGAAAAGTGCCAGTGTATTAGTTGTCGGTCTCGGGGGGTTGGGCTCCCCAGCAGCGCTCTATCTGGCAGCTGCCGGTGTTGGAAAATTATTATTGGCCGACGATGACCCGCTGGAACTGACAAATTTGCAGCGCCAAATCCTGTATCGCACCACGGATCTCGACCCAAAATTTTCCACTAAGCAAACTAAAGCGCGGTTAGCCCACCGTCATCTGCAAAGTCTTAACCCACTGATTGAGATTATCGCGTTGGAAACGCGGCTAGCCGACCAAGCGCTGGCTGATGCTGTCGCTGGAGTTAATTTAGTGCTCGATTGCAGTGACAATATGGAGACGCGACATCAGGTAAATGCCGCCTGTATTAAAGCACAAAAACCGCTCATTAGCGGCAGCGCAGTGGGGTTGAGCGGGCAGTTGTTAGTGATTGAACCGCCCTATTCCCAAGGTTGCTATGCTTGTCTTTATCCCGACAAAGACCTGCCCCAACGTAACTGCCGTACTGCCGGTATATTGGGGCCGGTGGTCGGTGTCATCGGCACCTTGCAAGCACTGGAGGCCATTAAAATGTTGGCCGGCCTCACTTCTCCGCTCAGTGGAAAATTGCGCCTATTTGATGGTAAGCAACAGAGTTGGAGCACCTTACAACTCACGCGGGCGAAGCACTGCCCAGCTTGCGGAGGTGGATTGTGA